The following DNA comes from Capsicum annuum cultivar UCD-10X-F1 chromosome 7, UCD10Xv1.1, whole genome shotgun sequence.
TCAAATTTAGTGTTTTGGAGCAAATTTACTATCAACAATGACAACTCTTGCTGATTCATTCTTAGCAGATTTGGACGAATTAGACGATAATACAATTGATGTTCATCTACACATGGAGGAAGATAAATACGAAAATTTAGTGTTTAATTATCATGATGATTATGAtctagatgattttttgaagctACAAAAATCACGTCATTACATCGACACAATGCAAAAGGTGGAACACTCCTTAATTTTCGCGAATAAAGGTGACGTTCTTCTTGAATATGATGATCCAGAATACAAGTTGATAGTAGATTGTAACGCGTTATCAGTTGATATCGATGATGAAATTGACGTAATCCATGATTTCATACGTGACAAGTATCGATTGAAATTTCCAGAGTTAGATTCACTTGTTAATCATCCGATTGATTATGCTAGAGTTGTTAAAAAGATTGGCGATGAGATGGATTTAACTCTTGTTGATTTGCAGGGATTGTTACCTTCAGCTGTTATCATGGTTGTTACTGTTACTGCATCAACTACTAATGGCAAGCCATTGCCGGAGCGCGTATTGGAAAGGACATTGGAAGAATGTGATAGAATCTTAGACCTGGATTCGTCGAAGAAGAAGGTAGTTGATTTTGTTGAGAGTCGAATGAAGTGTATTGCTCCTAATTTGTGTGGTGTTGTTGGAAGTGCAGTTGCCGCGAAACTTGTGTGTTGTGCTGGTGGTTTAATGTTATCGGCGAATATGCCTTCTGATAATATCAGGTGTCTTGGTGCTAGAAGGAAGAATTTAGCAGGGTTTTCCAAAGCTTCCACACCGCGATTCTGTTATTTTGATGAGACGGATATATTTCAGAGTACACCTCCTTCGTTAAGAGGGAAAGTTCGCAAAATACTGGCAGATAAATGTAGTTTAGCAGCTCGTGTGGACTTGAGCAAAACGGGAAGAATTGATTTTAAGGAAAAGATTTGTAAAAAGATCGAAAAGTTGCAAGAGTTGCCGCCTGCAAGGCTGCCAAAGGCTCTACCGGTTCCTGATTTTACATCTAGGAAGAAGTGAGGTGGTCGTAGGCATAGAAAGAGGAAAGAAAGATATCAGGTTACAGACGCGCAGAAGCTAAGAAACAGGATGCAGTTCAGGGTACCTGAAGAAAGTTCGTTAGGGGATGGAATAGGGGTGGGATATGGCATGCTTGGTCAGGCTGGGAGTGGCAGGTTGCGTATATCAGCTCGACAGAGCAAGAAAATAGCAAAGATTTCAGAGGCGAAGAAGAGTTATGGTAGCA
Coding sequences within:
- the LOC107856307 gene encoding U4/U6 small nuclear ribonucleoprotein Prp31 homolog, whose amino-acid sequence is MTTLADSFLADLDELDDNTIDVHLHMEEDKYENLVFNYHDDYDLDDFLKLQKSRHYIDTMQKVEHSLIFANKGDVLLEYDDPEYKLIVDCNALSVDIDDEIDVIHDFIRDKYRLKFPELDSLVNHPIDYARVVKKIGDEMDLTLVDLQGLLPSAVIMVVTVTASTTNGKPLPERVLERTLEECDRILDLDSSKKKVVDFVESRMKCIAPNLCGVVGSAVAAKLVCCAGGLMLSANMPSDNIRCLGARRKNLAGFSKASTPRFCYFDETDIFQSTPPSLRGKVRKILADKCSLAARVDLSKTGRIDFKEKICKKIEKLQELPPARLPKALPVPDFTSRKK